One genomic segment of Gossypium arboreum isolate Shixiya-1 chromosome 3, ASM2569848v2, whole genome shotgun sequence includes these proteins:
- the LOC108465367 gene encoding E3 ubiquitin-protein ligase SIS3 isoform X1 has product MAIRGVDFKWYDGFFLSMLATSVIIVAINWKRYHHCAYPLHIWIVVDYTTVFIFRLLMFVDNGLAAGMGLDFGWQQRYARFCGRIVVLSILSMLLYPFLWAWTVIGTLWFTSARNCLPKEGQKYGFLIWLLFSYCGLLCIACMSVGKWMTRRQAHLLRAQQGIPISEYGVLVDMIRVPDWAFEAAGQEMRGMGQDTAPYHPGLYLTPAQREAVEALIQELPKFRLKAVPTDCSECPICLEEFHVGNEVRGLPCAHNFHVECIDQWLRLNVKCPRCRCSVFPNLDLSALSNLRSADSERSSASIVTSTQYVRTQPLSQSYLLRLQGLLRPVRTGNAGAPNDADVALDTAENGAFNVATQNSTGRETVGHALGGLSTPPHH; this is encoded by the exons ATGGCAATCAGAGGTGTCGATTTCAAGTG GTATGATGGGTTCTTCTTGTCTATGCTGGCTACAAGTGT AATCATTGTTGCTATCAATTGGAAGCGTTATCATCATTGTGCATACCCGTTGCATATATGGATCGTG GTTGACTACACTACTGTCTTCATTTTTCGTCTTTTGATGTTTGTAGATAATGGACTTGCCGCTGGAATGGGTTT GGATTTTGGGTGGCAGCAGAGGTATGCTCGATTTTGTGGAAGAATAGTGGTCCTTTCAATTCTGTCTATGCTACTTTATCCGTTTCTTTGGGCCTGGACTGTAATTGGCACTCTATGGTTCACTAGTGCTAGGAACTGT TTGCCAAAAGAAGGTCAGAAATATGGTTTCCTGATTTGGCTGCTTTTCAGTTACTGTGGACTGCTTTGCATTGCTTGTATGTCTGTTGGAAAG TGGATGACACGGAGACAAGCACACTTATTACGTGCTCAGCAGGGTATTCCTATTTCAGAATATGGG GTTTTGGTAGACATGATTCGAGTACCAGATTGGGCATTTGAGGCTGCTGGTCAAGAGATGAGAGGCATGGGCCAAGATACTGCACCATACCATCCTGGACTTTATTTGACTCCTGCTCAG AGAGAAGCAGTGGAAGCACTCATTCAAGAGCTTCCAAAATTCAGGTTGAAGGCTGTTCCAACTGATTGCAGTGAATGTCCAATCTGCTTGGAAGAGTTCCATGTAGGGAATGAG GTTCGTGGATTGCCTTGTGCTCACAATTTTCATGTAGAGTGCATTGACCAGTGGCTTAGACTGAATGTGAAGTGTCCTCGATGCCGATGTTCTGTGTTCCCAAATCTTGACTTAAGTGCCTTATCCAATCTCCGAAGTGCTGATTCGGAACGGTCATCTGCCAGCATAGTCACATCAACCCAATACGTGAGAACTCAGCCTCTCAGCCAGAGCTATTTATTGAGATTGCAAGGTCTACTCCGCCCAGTCCGAACAGGCAATGCTGGGGCACCAAATGATGCAGATGTTGCTTTAGACACTGCTGAGAATGGAGCCTTTAATGTGGCAACTCAGAATTCTACAGGCAGAGAAACTGTAGGACATGCGCTTGGTGGTCTCTCCACTCCACCACACCACTGA
- the LOC108465367 gene encoding E3 ubiquitin-protein ligase SIS3 isoform X2: MFVDNGLAAGMGLDFGWQQRYARFCGRIVVLSILSMLLYPFLWAWTVIGTLWFTSARNCLPKEGQKYGFLIWLLFSYCGLLCIACMSVGKWMTRRQAHLLRAQQGIPISEYGVLVDMIRVPDWAFEAAGQEMRGMGQDTAPYHPGLYLTPAQREAVEALIQELPKFRLKAVPTDCSECPICLEEFHVGNEVRGLPCAHNFHVECIDQWLRLNVKCPRCRCSVFPNLDLSALSNLRSADSERSSASIVTSTQYVRTQPLSQSYLLRLQGLLRPVRTGNAGAPNDADVALDTAENGAFNVATQNSTGRETVGHALGGLSTPPHH, from the exons ATGTTTGTAGATAATGGACTTGCCGCTGGAATGGGTTT GGATTTTGGGTGGCAGCAGAGGTATGCTCGATTTTGTGGAAGAATAGTGGTCCTTTCAATTCTGTCTATGCTACTTTATCCGTTTCTTTGGGCCTGGACTGTAATTGGCACTCTATGGTTCACTAGTGCTAGGAACTGT TTGCCAAAAGAAGGTCAGAAATATGGTTTCCTGATTTGGCTGCTTTTCAGTTACTGTGGACTGCTTTGCATTGCTTGTATGTCTGTTGGAAAG TGGATGACACGGAGACAAGCACACTTATTACGTGCTCAGCAGGGTATTCCTATTTCAGAATATGGG GTTTTGGTAGACATGATTCGAGTACCAGATTGGGCATTTGAGGCTGCTGGTCAAGAGATGAGAGGCATGGGCCAAGATACTGCACCATACCATCCTGGACTTTATTTGACTCCTGCTCAG AGAGAAGCAGTGGAAGCACTCATTCAAGAGCTTCCAAAATTCAGGTTGAAGGCTGTTCCAACTGATTGCAGTGAATGTCCAATCTGCTTGGAAGAGTTCCATGTAGGGAATGAG GTTCGTGGATTGCCTTGTGCTCACAATTTTCATGTAGAGTGCATTGACCAGTGGCTTAGACTGAATGTGAAGTGTCCTCGATGCCGATGTTCTGTGTTCCCAAATCTTGACTTAAGTGCCTTATCCAATCTCCGAAGTGCTGATTCGGAACGGTCATCTGCCAGCATAGTCACATCAACCCAATACGTGAGAACTCAGCCTCTCAGCCAGAGCTATTTATTGAGATTGCAAGGTCTACTCCGCCCAGTCCGAACAGGCAATGCTGGGGCACCAAATGATGCAGATGTTGCTTTAGACACTGCTGAGAATGGAGCCTTTAATGTGGCAACTCAGAATTCTACAGGCAGAGAAACTGTAGGACATGCGCTTGGTGGTCTCTCCACTCCACCACACCACTGA